The genomic stretch GCAAAGGCCTAATTTCAAGAGAAGTAGAAACTTTAAGAAAAGGTAACTATGTAACTACCTCAGTTGATGAAAAGAATAGAAGAGTTCTAAGAATTTTCATTAATAAAGAAGTTGCAGAACCTGTTATTCTTAAGCGAAAGGAAAAATTATTTAACCTAATTCATCAAGTTACAGATGGTATTGCTGATGAGGATATTGAAAAGTATAGAGAATTAAATAAGATTTTCCTTGATAAGGTAACTAAAGTCGATTTTGATAAAGAAGTTGATACTTCTAACTTCGATTTACAGAAGTTTATTTAAAATTAAAATTTTTTCAAACAAAAAAGGAGTGACCGTTTTGGCCACTCCTTAATTCTTTTGTTTTAGTCAACAGTAGGTGTTGTATTATTTGTCATATCATTTTGATTGTTTGCTGCTGTTGTACTTGTTGTATTGTTTGAGTTGTTACTTTGGTTTGTATTGAACTCAGTTTGGTTACTGTTTGTATTACTGTTGTTTCTCTTTTGAGAATAGTTTGTTGTAGGGTAGAAACAAGAATATGTTTCACCATTTTTCATAGTTGTGTTTCTGTAGTAAGCAAGTTCAGAAACAGTAACCAGCTGATAACCCTTTTTATCAAGATACTTAACAATGTTTGCAACTGCCTTTGGAGTTGAGTCTTGAATATCGTGCATTAGAACAATGTCGCCATCAAGGTTCTGACCTTTCTTGAATACACTCTTAATTGCATTAAATGTAGCCTGACTGCTCTTTGTACTCCAGTCTAGAGTATCAATTGACCATAGGATAATAGGGTTAATGTTTTCAGTTTCATATACATTAGAAGTAATACCACCCGGACAACGGAAAACAGTAGGATATTCACCGATTACTTTCTTAATAGCCTCATTTGTCTTGCTCATTTCAGCTCTTTGCTTTTTCTCACTGATGTTACTTGCATATTGGTGATCCCAAGAGTGATTACCGATTTCATGACCGGCATTAAATTCTTGTTGAACAATATCTTCTTCACCTTCAATTCTAGAACCAACTAGGAAGAATGTTGCTCTACCGTTTACACTCTTTAGTGATTTTAGAATTTGCTCTGTGTTACTTGCATCAGGACCATCATCAAATGTAAGTGCTACCATAGGTTTTGTTCTGTCTAGGTTTTTACGGATTTTAGCCTTTTGTTCTGTAACAATAATTTTGCAAGTAGCAGAAAGGTTGTTGTATAAAGTACAGGTAACATTAGCCTCACCTTCTCTAAGTGCCTTTACAAAACCCTTATTATCAACAGAAACAATGTGGTCATTGTCTGTAGTGAATGTGTAGCTTGAAGTACCTTCATTTTTATTAAATTCCGGAACAATATTTATTGTACCACCAACACCCATTGTTGTGCGAGCTAAGTTTAGCTTAAAGCTAGTAGGTTCATTAAATATTTGTAGCTTAACTT from Ruminococcus bovis encodes the following:
- a CDS encoding polysaccharide deacetylase family protein is translated as MKVKSIIITTILVILAIISVICAGLTLYGVDIVEEAKNVLNITTNAQSVSFKTKEITLGVGQESSLDVVLSPKDAKNTYKLTSTDNSIVKVSGNKVVALKKGDCSIKVTTDNDITNYADITVVSAPKKISAPKKIVMANNESYTFKPDDSENTPSDFYTYNIDKENIATIDKNGTIKAISKGNATITITSYNGIEKKVKLQIFNEPTSFKLNLARTTMGVGGTINIVPEFNKNEGTSSYTFTTDNDHIVSVDNKGFVKALREGEANVTCTLYNNLSATCKIIVTEQKAKIRKNLDRTKPMVALTFDDGPDASNTEQILKSLKSVNGRATFFLVGSRIEGEEDIVQQEFNAGHEIGNHSWDHQYASNISEKKQRAEMSKTNEAIKKVIGEYPTVFRCPGGITSNVYETENINPIILWSIDTLDWSTKSSQATFNAIKSVFKKGQNLDGDIVLMHDIQDSTPKAVANIVKYLDKKGYQLVTVSELAYYRNTTMKNGETYSCFYPTTNYSQKRNNSNTNSNQTEFNTNQSNNSNNTTSTTAANNQNDMTNNTTPTVD
- a CDS encoding helix-turn-helix domain-containing protein, translated to MMDEKFLHDTGVEVMRVVKTTLKAYRTFSKLSVEGEKVSVCGLQILTTLRYYPELNTVSDLADSLEFSKGLISREVETLRKGNYVTTSVDEKNRRVLRIFINKEVAEPVILKRKEKLFNLIHQVTDGIADEDIEKYRELNKIFLDKVTKVDFDKEVDTSNFDLQKFI